tcatatctcatgagacttactatcacaagaacaacatagGAAAGAcccacctccctgattcaattaactcccaccaagtccctcccacaacacgtgggaattatgggagctacaagatgagatttgggtggggacacagacccaaaccatatcacatatattcaaactcactaattctttttctgcttgatcaattctgctattaagagactctgacACATTCTttagtatgccaattgcatttttcaactccagaatttctgcttgattctttttaattgtttcgatctctttgctaaatttacctaatagaattctgaatttcttctttgtgttattttgaatttcctcaaaacagctattttgaattttctgtctgaaaggtcacatatctctgtttctccagcaTTGGTCCCTGGTgacttatttagtttgtttggtgagttcatattttcctggatggtcttgatactTGTGGATGTTCAGCTGTGTCTGAGCATTGAAGAGTTGGGTATTTGTTGTACTCTTCACAGTCTATGCTTGTTTGCACCTATCCTTCTTGGGAAAGCTTTCCAGGCATtcaaaaggacttgggtgttgtgatctaagccatATCTGTATTAGGGGGCACCCCAAACCCAagaatgctgtggttcttgcagactcatagaggtgcCACTTTgttggtcttggataagatccagaTAATTCTCTGGGTTACTAGGCAGAGACTTTTGTTATCTTCTCTTACTTTCtgccaaacaaatggagtctctctctgtgtgtgctgAGCCACCCGGGGCTGGGGGTTAGGGTGACACAAACACCCCTGCAGCCACCACCTCTGGAGCTGTGCCAGGTCAGACTTGAAgacagcacagcactgggtctcacccaaggcccccTGTAACCACTAACTAGTACCATCTGTGTTGACTCAAAGCCCTAGGGCTCCacaatcagcaggtggtgaagcAGCCAGGTTTGTGTTCTTCCCGTCAGGGTAGCAAGTTCCCCCAGGCCCTGGGAAGGTCCAGAGATAACACCCAGGATCTAGGGACTAGAGTCAAACAACCTTAGAAGTCTATCTGGTGCTTTATACTACTGTGCCTAAGCTAGCACTCAAACCATGAgacacagtccttcccactcttccatCCCCTTTTCAGAGGAAGAGGAACCTCAGGGGAAGAGGAGCCTCACTCtgtagccaccaccaccacagaccCAAGGGGAGTACTGCCAGGCTACTACTGATATTCTTCTCAGGTGTAAGGGCTGTTCAGTCAGCGAGTGGTGAATGGTGCCAGACCTGGGATTCACCTTTCAGGCCAGTGGGCTCTCCTCTGGctcagggcaggtccagaaatgccattcaAGAGCCAAGACCTGGAATTGGGGCCCCAAGACCCCTCTTGGTGTTATActccactgtggctgagctggtacctgtGATGCAGTACAAGGTCCCCTTTGCTTTTTcgtctgcttttctcaagcagaaagagTCTCTCATCATAGTCACAATAGTTGgaaatgtgctgagtctcacctaaAGTCATCACATCTCaaagtctcacccaaggcccacagcATACTatctgggtatcactgctggttattcaggtatcactgctggttattcagagCCCAAGGGGTCTTTAGTCAGTGGATGACAGGTCTTGCCAGTTCTGAGTCCTTACCTTGAAGgtagcaggttcccttctggcccaacATGTGTCTAGAAATGTGGTTGGCAAGCTAGAACTTGGAATAGAGGCTTCACAACTCTGACCCGTGCCCTATCCcactgtgactgagctggtatccaagatacAAACAAAGTCCTCcttattcttccctctcttctcctcaagTGGGAGGAAGGGGTCTCTTCTGGAGCCACAAGCTGTGCTGCCTGGGTTTGGGGGAAGGGTGATGCAAGCTCTCCCTTAGCTGCCCCAACTGGTATCTCAGTAAGTCACATGCCCTTAAAATCCACCTGCTCTGAGCCCAGCTCAGTGCCAGGACTTGCAATCCTTACAGCCGAGACTGCCTTTTAAGTTTATTTACACCCCCAAGGCACTTCTGCCCATGGTGGTAAGGCTTGCCAGAACTCAAGCTCTGACCATTGGGATGGGTGATTCTCCTCTGCCTAGGACTGGTCtgaatgctccctccatgggtgGGCAtctctgctgtgacagggcagcactgcattccaggcaGTCTCCCAGTTGCTGCACTCTCCTTTTTCCAAGAGCACAGATTCTCTGCACCATGTGGCTGCTGCCAgggaatgggggaggggtggtggcagtgattcaagactgtctttcctaccctcttcagtgccttttTCAATGATATGAAGTTAGAAGATGATGAAGCAGCCAGCTTTGTGTCCTTCCCTGCAGGGCAGCAAGTTCCCCCAGGCCCTGGGAAGGTCCGGAGATGCCACTCAGGATCTAGGGACTAGAGTCAACAACCTTAGAAGTCTATCTGGTGCTTTATACTACTGTGCCTAAGCTAGCACAGGGTGCTAGTGTTCACCCGGAGTGCTCACCTGAATTCTGGTTCTTGTAAAGGTTCtttttgtgtagatagttgttaaatttggtgttcctgcagggGAGATGATTGTTGGGGATTTTTATTCCACCTTTTTGCTCTGCCCCTTAAAAAACTTCTTGGTGTAAGGAACTATTAATAATTTAGACTGGGTGGTGAGGAAAGATTGCTAAGAAGGTAGCATTTGTGCTGAGACCTCCATGCCAAGAAGAAGCCTAGGTCAGGGGAAGGGGTATTTGAGGCAGAGGAACGCTAGTGCCAAGGCCCTGCAGGGGAACTTGCTTGACTTCttcaaataagaagaaaaggCAAGTGGAAGTATAGTGAATGAGGGTGAATGGTAAGAAGTAGGCAGGGTCCAGGACCTAGGTGCCAAGTAAGAAGATAAATCTCTACTTTGACAGCAGTGGGACACCATTGGAGCCTTTAAGCCAAGGATCCACATagtctgatttacatttttaaagggtcagtttaaaaatgtaaaagggcAAGAATGGAAACCAATGATATTTTGGTTATCTGTTGCTATgtaacaaacaaacccaaaacttatttctttaaaattgccATATTAGTTTGCCCACTATTTTGTGGGTCAGGAACTATGGGAAGTACTTAGCTGGGCAGCTCATCTCTGGTTCACAAGACGTCAGCTGGGGTGACTGAGACTGGAGGATTCACTTCCGAGATGGTTTCTTCACGGACAGGTGTAATGCCCAAGTGCTCCtggtcctttctctttctccacatGACAACTCATTCTCTAAGGCCTATCCATGTGGCTTCAGCTTCTCACAGTCTGCTGGTCTCAGAGTAGTTGTACTTCTTACATGGAAGATCATTTCTAAGAGAAAGGATGGAGGAACTCCTAGCCAGTACTGCACATGGAACTGGTAACATATTGCATTGCTTCCTCCACATTCACAGGTCAAAGTAGTCAAAGAGCTCACCCAGATCCAAGAGGGTGGAGAAATAGACCCCACCTATTAATGGGGGAGCAACAGTGTCACATTGCAGAAGGGCCATGGGGTGGGAGATATTGTTGCAGCcaactttggaaaatacaatgtGCTATAAATGAGGAGGCCATTCTGGTAATTCAgacaagagatgatggtggcctcATCTAGAGGTTTGCTCTGGAGACGAGAAAGGGGTAGATTCAGAATATATGAACAGAATATATGGAAACAGCAAAGCAGTAACAAATGCATCTGAGTATTTGTTAATTGTAGTTTATAAGATTACATGGATGAATATTGCCCACCACCCATGAAGTAAGTCACGGATATCTATTTGTAGGACAAATGGATCAGTCATGTTTCAGAATATGCTTTGGTTTAAAGCATCAGTTGTTCAGGGCAGGGAGTTATTGAGGCCTGGATACAGCTATACAGTGAGGCTAAAGTATGGACCTATAGACTCTGAGATCCAGGGATTGCTGTGTCCTGTAACCAAGTGTGATTTAGAAAGTAAAGGGGGGTCTAGCAACAGTACATTTTCAAAGACTTCATGGAAACAAGTGCATTTGATGACAGAAAGGCTCGAGCAGTTTTCAGTTCACACATTTGGTTACTTGAGGAAACAAAGTTTTTAAGGTATGAGAGCCAATGTACTGAAGTGGGTATATGAGAAGGGGTTTTTGGTGTTACAAAAATGCTGAAAGCTATTTTCCTACTTTAACATGAGGGAGTGAAACAgaaacttgcccagagtcacctAGTGAATTCATGGCAGAGCTGGTGCTGTATCACCTGCCGTTCTGCCCAGAGCATAGCTTTGCTCTATACTGTGGTCATACTGAACCACTACTATTGCTCAACTGACTTTCAAATAGTGCCAGAAGCCTGCAAGAAGAGGTTGTGAACAAACCAAGTCTGTTCCCTCTGTTGGAAAACATAACTCTAAAATATGCTTTGCTAATTTTGACTCAGTTGCATCTCTTTGTGGAGCAGGCAACACATATGTTCATATGAAAAGATAGTCATAATGAGACTACTTGCTGTGCTGCTAAATGTCCCATAGAGTATTTCTTAAAATTCATGGAATGCTTAAGATTCTGAGATCACTCTTTCAGTTCTaaaatctctaccaaaaaacagcTCAAGACCACCGGGATCTTTTGGATTGAAAAGcaagaacaggccgggcgcggtggctcaagcctgtaatcccagcactttgggaggccgagacgggcggatcacgaggtcaggagatcgaaaccatcttggctaacacggtgaaaccccgtctctattaagaaatacaaaaaaaaactagccgggcgaggtggcgggcgcctgtagtcccagctactcgggaggctgaggccggagaatggcgtgaacccgggaggcggagcttgcagtgagctgagatccggccactgcactccagcctgggcgacagagcaagactccgtctcaaaaaaaaaaaaaaaaaaaaaaaaaaagaaaagcaagaacaacCCAAAGTCTTTACTGTGCATGGGaaggtacatatatattataatgaatatttctatatgtaaccTCTATTTCATGTATGCGGATGCATAATTTGTGGTTTGTTTTCTCAATATTTAAAGTGGGCAGAGCTCCTTTCTGGATGTAGGTAAAACTTACATGTTCTAAATATCATAATTTTATTCTCCActacttttaatttcttcagttttttcctatagctaaacaaaagacaaaatttgcTTGTATTCATCTTCTTTATTAACTAAACACacctattgtaaatggaattggcACTTTCAATCACCCTCATTGTATTTACTAGGATGAGATTAATAACCCAAAGATTCAGTGTTTTCCCATACTAGGTTCAGTTTCACATTTGAGCTTATTTGGACAAATAGtacttccctgcacactgaaaGGATCTATAAAATATTGCTCCTTGATCTCCACATAAGAAGCGATTTGTTGGACTCCAGTGTTGGAGGGCAATACTTCAGGGTTGATGCTTGGGAATGTGTAAATCTTGCCTATGGATTTAGATGTCTGTTCAACAAGATTGCACCACAAAAACCTCACACCTTCATTATGTTTCACATGTTACATTGCACTGACAAGTTTAACTGCATCCACGACTGGGCCAGGTGGTGTTTAAATTCTCAAATACCTTAACATTTGAATGCCTCAGGCAAGAAAAACTGACTATTCAGAAGGCACAAGCTGTAATATTTCAGGCAAGTCAAAATCAGAAGTGAAGGCTTTTGGCCATAGATTTTACTAGTGCATTTATATTAACCTTTATGCATTTCCATAAGGCTTAAAAACCATTGCTTAGGCAGTATTTGTCTGTGGGTCTTCATTAAAGTAATGATATTATTTAATCTACTTGGAAAAATCCCTTCAGGATCCCAGCTGTCCCCCCCCATTCCTTTTAAAAGCACTTTCTCTTCTGCCTAAAAATTCAAGTACTCTCTTAACTAAGTGCGGACTGAAACATTTCACTATAGATTTGAACAGGAGCCAACACTGATGATGAAAAGAAAACTTCTCCCTGTAAAAGGTTTATTGTCAGTACTTTCTAAAGACGAAGATGCTTCTGAAACAGGCTACCAACATTTTCACAAACCTTGACACAACCTTCTCAACCTCTCTTAGACCTATGATTTGGGACCCTTTCTTTCAGGAATGCTGTGGACCTTTGACCTTCTGAATAGCCAACTCTACATAACTGCTCCTTCCCCCATCAATATAACTTATATTATAAAAAGGAACGGGGGATGGGGTAGCTTGGCCCTCACGCTATTGGAAAAGTACTTGAAATTCCTTGCATTCCTTTGCATTTAACAGCATGTTTACCTAATCACCGGCTTATTAGGATTAACACAAGTCATGCTTCAAGCTCATTTAGTGAAAACAAACTGACCCCTATAGACTCAGATTTTTCCTGATAACAGCCAAGGGTAAATTTCTAAGTAGTTCTCCTAATTTTTAGGAAAGGTATTGGGAAAATATAAAGCTACAAACAAGCAAGTCTTTAGAATACATTAATTATATTCAATCTTGCCCATGGATCTGGATGTGGGCTGCCTGAGTTATGGACTACCCCTTTTCATTAAAGGGTTTCTCTACTAAAGTGACATGCCCACTAACCTggtgatgaaaataataaattattatggCCATCGCGCAGAGTGATGGAGACCCTTAGGCTTTACATTCTGATGAAAATACAGCGCTGTTTTCTTAAATTACAAATTTAGCTTCAGAATCTTTCTTGTGCTTCATACAAGGTCatgttcaatacatgttttttaaacattatatgCAAAGACTTTACTGAAGATATAAAAGCAAtcattatcttattttaataGCTTaattcactgctgtatccctatAAGTCCTGTTTGAATAATTGAGTACTTGAGCTAGGTTGTTCCCAGTGACTTTGGAGCACCTCTAAAAATACTGAATGGCATACACTCAGATATTaggtaaatatttctttattaaatggttaatttcataaataaaatcttttcactgaatataaaattaaactcATTTACAAATTATTCCAGTATTACATTTCCCCTCCCTCCCAAAAGCtacattttgataaataaaaacattcagtCTTAAAACACCTGATTTCTGTTTGCAGTTTAGAGTGCAGATAGCTGCCTCTCACAGACACTCATGGAGTGTCCCCCTTCAGGAAGGAATGGAATGCCCTCCCATTTACTTTTGTCAAAGGACGAATAAAAGCTTTAAACTGTCCAACTAATCTTATTATCTCTTTTACGACTGTAGAACCCCAAAAGGAAAAAAGCCTAGAGAAAATATGCTTAGCAAATaatttacaaacagaaaacagaaagtcaTCAACACCACAAGCTCCAAAATGAAGCAGTAACATGTGCTCCAATACTATGAAGCAAAGTATTCTCCAATCGTGGCTGCATTAGTGTCCATCTGCACCAGCACCCTTGGCAGTTTCGAAATACCTTAATGCTCCTCAAGAATGAGCAAGGAATCCCTTCTACAATGAGTCCCATCACCCACACCGCCCCCACCCATTTTCTCCATGATTCTGATTCTGACACTCTTCTCCCTTGTTTGTCTAGGTGTGCCCTGGAAACCCAGGTAGCATTTAGTCCCTAAATTTGTGAATGTCATTGAACAGCCTGTAGAAGGGAAATGCTGCTTCATTGGCATGCGGGCAGTTGTAGTTGCATTTGCAGGACTGGATCATCATGACGTTCTTGGAAAATGTCTCCCCATCTTCGCAGCGGAACCGCATCTTCACAGTCCTGGTCAGCTGGGGCGTGCAGCATCGGCCGTCCACGCAGGAACCGCAGTACTTCGGCCGGTATTTCTTCACACTCGAACATCCAGCGTAAGTAAACCTAACTGGTTCGGGGGATTTCTTGGTCTTGCTGCATTTCTTGCCCTTCTGTAAGagacaggagagaagaaaagtTAGGGGtgatatttctctttcttcaaaaAGAGATTCACATCCCACCCCCCTGCCAGGCAACAGTCTACACATCCCTGAAGGAACTTACTTTCAGGCTGCTGTACACTGGCTGTCCACAAGGCCGCACCTCACAAATCCGAGTTTCTTTCACAAGGCGGCACTCGGGGTTGTCATTGGTAACTCGTGTGGAGATACCAGTTCCACAGGTCTTTGAGCACTGGGACCATGAAGTTGTTTGAACAATACATTTCTGGCCATGTAAAGGGTTGTATAGGATGCGAGGCTCCATTccaaaaactggagagagaaataagagggaagacttCTCAGAGGCATAGCCACACAAACAGGCTCAAGTACTCATTTCTACAAAGCTTCAGACCAAAAATGCATCTCAGTACAGTGTCTGAAGGGCTCAGTCTCCACTTACCAGGGAGCCGCTTCAGTGAGCTGCCTTTTCCAACTGCAATCAATTCATTGTTTCTCGTCAACTCCACCTCGGAGGCATCGAATCCCAGCTCCTTGCCAAGGAGGCCGTCCTGGTCGTCCATGGGGTCCTTGACACTATCCTCGTCACAGACCCACTCCTCGCAGCACTGTCCGGTAACTTTGACCAGCCGGGGGTTGGGACAGCCCAAGTTGGGGAGAGACAGTTCTTGGGGACACAGAGGAATGCAGCCCACGGCGCCATCAATACATGTGCACTGATGTTTACAGTTGGGCTGGAAACTTTCCCCGTTTTGGTAGATTCTGGAGTTATATTCACAGGGTCTGCCCTCTGACTGAGCTGCAAAGATCACCAAAAGAGAAAGGTAGAAGGGGATAAAGTTAAGATTCCAAACCACCGCCTGAAACTCATACATATTTTCTGCTGTTAAATTCAATTTATGGTAAAGTTCCCTACAATTCCCCGGAGACTCTAGACCAGAACAATAAGTTAGTCAGGAATCACTTTTCCGTATGCGCTTTCGTTGGGCCCAGACACACTGAATTGCATTCCAGACTGCTGAAATCATGTGCCTTTCTGCCAAGCTACCAACAACAAAGCATCACCATACATGGTCTCAAAATTACTAAACTTCTGGACTATGGGgactagtatttttttttaaaggggccAAACCACAAGCATCTTACCTCTGCAGATCCCCTTCAGAGCGGTGGAGCTGGCGCCGAAGTTGCATTCCAGCCCCTTGGTGTGGTCGCAGGGCTGCGTTTTGCTGCAGTCCTCGTTGAGCTGCTTGGCGCAGACCTTACAGCAGCCACAGCCGTCCCGGACCAGCCCAACTCCCGGCGCGCACTTGGGCGCCTCCAGGGGGCAGTGGCAGGCGGCGGGGCAGGTGGAGAGAGCCTGGAAGGGGGAGAAGAAACGCGTGAAACTCGGCGCGGTGCGCAAGAGGGGCGCCGCGGCTGCTGTAGGAAAGGACTGGGGTCTCCGACCCTATCGACAGGGAGCCTCTGACTTCGTCCAGCCGGGCCACCGAGGGAGGCTGCTCCCACCAAGAGGTCCCGACAAGTCTTTGGGGGGAGGAAGAGAGTGCTTAAAGAAACGGCTACCGCAAACGGCCGcgaactttttattttatgttttcctgCTGTGGGCAATCTGGGACCAGGGAAAGGGACTGACAGCGGACGGGGAATCGGTGGCAAAAGGAGAGTCCAACTCACCAGTCTGGTCAGGTGGAGAAGGGTGACGGCGAAGGCGAGCGCCCTGGCGATGCGGGAGCTCATTGTGGCGCGCAGGAGTAGCCCGGGGCGAGCGCGGCAACGAAGACGCCAACAAGCTGGTGCGCAGCGGCCAGGCCGTGCGCAGcggggtcggggtggcggcgcgGTGGACCCGGTGGGTAAGGAGGCGAGGGCTGGGCGGCGGGCGGGTGTCTTTCGCTCGAGGTCCCGGCGGAGAAGACGCGGAGGGCGCGGACGCTGCTCAGGGGCGCTCTCTCTCGCGGTCTGCCCAGGCGCCCCGGAGCCCGCCTTTTATATATGGGCCGGCGGAGGCGCCGCGTGTTGCAGTGACGTCGGCTCTGTCTGCGCGTTCCAGAATTCTCAAACATCTCAGGAATGCTGGTTGGCGCGGGCTGCTGCCAAGCGCCTCCCCTGGCTCCATTgcacctttgtgtgtgtgtgtgtgtgtgtgtgtgtgtgtgtcccgtCAAGAAAACAGTTCGTTTTTTCCACCTTAAATTACTTCTGTTAGGAAGCGTTCTTTGGGgcgtgatggtggtgatggtggttggAGGGTCGCGAGGGGAGAGGGGGGCCAGTTCAGAACTTTGCCTGGACTGGGTGGGTGGGAGGACCTGAGAGGGAGGAACAAAAGTCGTTTTGTTTGGTGATTCGAGTTGACCGGGCACGGAAACCCTCACCCAGGAAGGCAGTGAGCTGTTTGCTTGTTTACAGCGAAGGTGAGAGGCAAGTTATCTGTTGAAAGAGTAGAACGTGGAAGAGGAGTGTGTCTCTGAGCCAGTAATATTTGTGGACTTCAAAGAGGCGTGTTCAGAACAAGTCCCAAAGCTTTGGCATGATGTTTATTAGCAAAATTCAGTGAATTGCAAATTAATACCCAGAGTGGCATTTATGAATGAAAAGGCGAGGGGGGTGCGGGGGGGCGGAACTTCCCCATCGTTTGGCAAATTCCCAGGCAGAGGTCTCCCCCACTCCTCCAGCCCTCCCCTTTTTTGGATATGTTgtacttgtttgtttttggaggttCCCACTTTAGTTCCAGCCCACTGCCTGGGTTGGAAGTCCGAGAGGAAACGAACGCGGGGAGTTCTCCGGGAGGCTGACTTATACTTCCTCACGGATGCAGGAGACTGGGTAAGCCCTGCCCGCCTGCTTCCGCGGGCAAGAGGCTATGCTAACCAAGCAGCCAGCCAGAAGTGCAGGGGACCACCGTGGAGTGCTTTGGCCTGAAATCATCACCTGCAAAGACCGCAAGGCCAAACCAGATTCCAGTACCATTATGCCCTATGAATCTCTGGGAAAAGCAGATTCCTTCAAGCTGGACGTTTTGTGGGGTTTTTCACTCCTTTCCTAGGGACCACTGGAAGCCTCCCATTTTAAATGAATTGCAATGCCTTTCTCTCCAAGTACAGAAAAGAGATTTAGGATGTAATATTTTGTAGTAAAAATGTCAGCAGATTTTAAGATCCTGTTCTACCTGCAATACACTCAGTAGAAG
This DNA window, taken from Macaca mulatta isolate MMU2019108-1 chromosome 1, T2T-MMU8v2.0, whole genome shotgun sequence, encodes the following:
- the CCN1 gene encoding CCN family member 1, which codes for MSSRIARALAFAVTLLHLTRLALSTCPAACHCPLEAPKCAPGVGLVRDGCGCCKVCAKQLNEDCSKTQPCDHTKGLECNFGASSTALKGICRAQSEGRPCEYNSRIYQNGESFQPNCKHQCTCIDGAVGCIPLCPQELSLPNLGCPNPRLVKVTGQCCEEWVCDEDSVKDPMDDQDGLLGKELGFDASEVELTRNNELIAVGKGSSLKRLPVFGMEPRILYNPLHGQKCIVQTTSWSQCSKTCGTGISTRVTNDNPECRLVKETRICEVRPCGQPVYSSLKKGKKCSKTKKSPEPVRFTYAGCSSVKKYRPKYCGSCVDGRCCTPQLTRTVKMRFRCEDGETFSKNVMMIQSCKCNYNCPHANEAAFPFYRLFNDIHKFRD